One window of Lacerta agilis isolate rLacAgi1 chromosome 14, rLacAgi1.pri, whole genome shotgun sequence genomic DNA carries:
- the MEIOC gene encoding meiosis-specific coiled-coil domain-containing protein MEIOC isoform X1 codes for MRPIARQVFLGPLNGPKVAFRGTSRYLNSAESSGRLTDVFNNVIMTGCSSFYDCYKLQSEENVDLRQTYSTSISTASECSNHADSSLFYVPWSTYADDIKQPPSSQISVKNRIQTERNDYGSETDLYGLVSNILEEQDKSQPYFADGACASNLKSVWPVSTTRFTDHPDLLSETKRPIDGAIPQQTFYGGETLPVSDKQYMHAGPVALQQKVDDLYHGLTNIDIDEQWLYPSRNDHVSCYNIQNNENAKTPQFQDYSYVKTCFAPQTSLLEAIKESGADTYAYGRDKVGPKGHDAQVHQKRAEMLLSQFSRYGESADYCRYLDYSHPNKTKHNKNANYSVQESKKLPSGTPELPALDTDNYSKLFQNKPAVQKKMEDVSSEQQNFTFQKTTGLMSEKQFVNENSFTPDFGLKSDFALKSHTAVSGSGDFANATENSEYFKSLNILSTNPVTSSSGTNLRPTWINIQTKNSSSIPIRNQSTLIKLNNHLTAGSKGSNHSYDFSQLPSSNATLNNNLLLQKYCQENPTVFSGFDFNDSNTGDRVQSASHTEGLGKVTEESLFESIIDKKIKPNGFCDNYTQQYGIIENVNKHNFQVKSQNGHYDAEDGQKHLDGLSQNTYQDLLESQGHFSSHRQGSGDNIVSNRVNRTQASCFSNNFMMGDLRHSPSVPQLNSNRFPLKSTHPFGHSVIPLMDSYDLFSYDDLSHLYPYFNDMMYGDNSFTGFMPTFGFQRPMKTRSGSASELHIRLEECYEQWRALEKERKKTESALAKNYPGKKVSSTNNTPIPRLTSNPSRVDRLIVDQLREQARVVTLLGKMERLRSSPLHANISTALDKHLEAIHIVQSRRKDEIVNASHRQRQGAPRCQDDRDVFALALAIKEMCIATRKARTTLWCALQMTLPKTTPTTGTAEVEKALHEIVLPEDKTYEQMNSGNPAIQRGETKKH; via the exons ATGCGTCCAATCGCGCGCCAGGTGTTCCTCGGTCCGCTGAATGGG CCTAAAGTAGCATTCAGAGGCACCAGCCGCTATTTGAATAGTGCAGAGTCCAGTGGAAGACTGACGGATGTGTTCAATAACGTTATCATGACAGGTTGCAGCTCCTTCTATGATTGCTACAAATTGCAG AGTGAAGAGAATGTAGACTTACGGCAGACTTACAGTACTTCAATTTCTACAGCTTCTGAATGTTCAAACCACGCTGATTCTTCACTTTTCTATGTCCCATGGTCTACATATGCAGATGATATTAAACAACCCCCTAGTTCTCAGATTAGTGTAAAGAACAG GATTCAAACAGAAAGAAATGACTATGGCAGTGAAACAGACTTATATGGACTTGTGTCTAACATCTTGGAAGAACAAGATAAATCTCAGCCATATTTTGCTGACGG GGCGTGCGCCTCCAACTTAAAATCAGTATGGCCTGTGAGCACAACCCGATTTACAGACCACCCTGACCTGCTGTCGGAAACAAAGAGGCCAATAGATGGAGCCATCCCTCAACAGACTTTTTATGGTGGAGAAACTTTGCCCGTGTCTGACAAACAGTATATGCATGCTGGTCCTGTAGCATTGCAACAGAAAGTGGATGACCTTTACCATGGGCTCACTAACATCGACATTGATGAGCAATGGCTGTACCCTTCCAGGAATGATCATGTCAGCTGTTACAATATTCAGAACAATGAGAAtgcaaagacaccacagtttcaaGACTATTCATATGTGAAAACATGTTTTGCCCCACAAACCAGTCTTTTAGAAGCAATAAAAGAATCAGGAGCAGATACTTATGCTTATGGAAGGGATAAGGTAGGTCCTAAAGGACATGATGCACAGGTGCACCAAAAGAGAGCTGAGATGCTTCTTTCACAATTTAGTAGATATGGTGAAAGTGCAGATTATTGTAGATACCTGGATTATTCTCatccaaataaaacaaagcataataaaaatgcaaattataGTGTTCAAGAGAGTAAAAAATTACCAAGTGGAACACCTGAGTTACCAGCTTTAGATACTGATAATTATAGTAAACTTTTTCAAAATAAACCAGCTGtccagaagaaaatggaagatgtCTCTTCAGAACAGCagaattttacatttcaaaagacTACCGGACTCATGTCAGAAAAGCAGTTTGTAAATGAAAATTCATTTACCCCTGACTTTGGTTTAAAATCAGATTTTGCCCTCAAATCTCACACAGCTGTTTCGGGGAGTGGTGATTTTGCAAATGCTACAGAAAATTCAGAATATTTCAAATCACTGAATATCTTATCAACAAACCCAGTAACTTCTTCATCTGGCACTAATCTAAGGCCAACATGGATCAACATACAGACTAAAAACAGTTCCTCCATCCCTATTCGGAATCAAAGCACCTTGATAAAGTTGAATAATCATTTAACAGCTGGTTCAAAAGGTTCCAATCATTCTTATGATTTTTCTCAGTTGCCATCAAGCAATGCAACTTTAAACAATAATTTGTTGCTCCAGAAATATTGCCAAGAAAACCCCACAGTATTTTCCGGTTTTGATTTCAATGATAGCAACACTGGAGACAGAGTTCAGTCTGCCAGTCATACAGAAGGGCTGGGTAAGGTAACAGAAGAAAGTCTTTTTGAGTCCATTATTGACAAAAAAATCAAACCAAATGGTTTTTGTGATAACTATACGCAGCAATATGGGATCATTGAAAATGTGAACAAGCACAATTTTCAAGTTAAATCACAGAATGGACATTATGATGCTGAGGACGGACAAAAACATCTAGATGGACTGTCACAGAATACTTACCAAGATTTACTGGAGTCTCAAGGTCACTTCAGTAGCCACAGGCAAGGCAGTGGAGACAATATTGTCAGTAACCGTGTGAACCGCACTCAGGCTTCTTGCTTTTCAAACAATTTCATGATGGGTGACTTGAGGCACAGTCCAAGTGTTCCACAGCTTAATTCAAACAGATTTCCTTTGAAATCTACCCATCCTTTTGGGCATTCTGTCATCCCCCTGATGGATTCCTATGATTTGTTCTCCTATGATGATTTAAGCCACTTGTACCCTTATTTTAATGATATGATGTACGGAGACAATTCTTTCACAGGCTTCATGCCAACATTTGGATTTCAAAGACCAATGAAAACTCGGAGTGGGTCAGCCAGTGAACTTCATATTAGGTTGGAAGAATGTTATGAACAATGGAGAGCTTTGGAGAAAGAACGGAAAAAG ACTGAATCTGCTCTTGCCAAGAATTACCCTGGGAAGAAAGTGTCTAGTACTAACAACACTCCAATTCCAAGATTGACATCAAATCCATCCAGAGTTGATCGCTTAATTGTGGATCAGTTACGAGAACAAGCCAGA GTTGTGACTCTGCTGGGAAAAATGGAACGCCTGAGAAGTTCTCCTCTTCATGCTAACATCTCTACTGCTCTTGACAAGCACCTGGAAGCAATTCACATTGTGCAGTCTCGTAGAAAGGATGAAATTGTCAATGCTTCACATCGGCAAAGACAAGGAGCTCCCAGATGTCAAGATGATAGAG atGTTTTTGCTCTTGCGCTGGCCATTAAAGAGATGTGCATAGCAACACGCAAAGCTCGCACTACGCTGTGGTGTGCTCTTCAGATGACCttgccaaaaacaacccctacAACTGGAACAGCGGAGGTGGAAAAAGCCTTACATGAGATAGTCCTACCTGAAGATAAGACCTATGAACAGATGAATAGTGGCAACCCTGCGATCCAGAGGggagaaacaaaaaaacattga
- the MEIOC gene encoding meiosis-specific coiled-coil domain-containing protein MEIOC isoform X3 produces the protein MTGCSSFYDCYKLQSEENVDLRQTYSTSISTASECSNHADSSLFYVPWSTYADDIKQPPSSQISVKNRIQTERNDYGSETDLYGLVSNILEEQDKSQPYFADGACASNLKSVWPVSTTRFTDHPDLLSETKRPIDGAIPQQTFYGGETLPVSDKQYMHAGPVALQQKVDDLYHGLTNIDIDEQWLYPSRNDHVSCYNIQNNENAKTPQFQDYSYVKTCFAPQTSLLEAIKESGADTYAYGRDKVGPKGHDAQVHQKRAEMLLSQFSRYGESADYCRYLDYSHPNKTKHNKNANYSVQESKKLPSGTPELPALDTDNYSKLFQNKPAVQKKMEDVSSEQQNFTFQKTTGLMSEKQFVNENSFTPDFGLKSDFALKSHTAVSGSGDFANATENSEYFKSLNILSTNPVTSSSGTNLRPTWINIQTKNSSSIPIRNQSTLIKLNNHLTAGSKGSNHSYDFSQLPSSNATLNNNLLLQKYCQENPTVFSGFDFNDSNTGDRVQSASHTEGLGKVTEESLFESIIDKKIKPNGFCDNYTQQYGIIENVNKHNFQVKSQNGHYDAEDGQKHLDGLSQNTYQDLLESQGHFSSHRQGSGDNIVSNRVNRTQASCFSNNFMMGDLRHSPSVPQLNSNRFPLKSTHPFGHSVIPLMDSYDLFSYDDLSHLYPYFNDMMYGDNSFTGFMPTFGFQRPMKTRSGSASELHIRLEECYEQWRALEKERKKTESALAKNYPGKKVSSTNNTPIPRLTSNPSRVDRLIVDQLREQARVVTLLGKMERLRSSPLHANISTALDKHLEAIHIVQSRRKDEIVNASHRQRQGAPRCQDDRDVFALALAIKEMCIATRKARTTLWCALQMTLPKTTPTTGTAEVEKALHEIVLPEDKTYEQMNSGNPAIQRGETKKH, from the exons ATGACAGGTTGCAGCTCCTTCTATGATTGCTACAAATTGCAG AGTGAAGAGAATGTAGACTTACGGCAGACTTACAGTACTTCAATTTCTACAGCTTCTGAATGTTCAAACCACGCTGATTCTTCACTTTTCTATGTCCCATGGTCTACATATGCAGATGATATTAAACAACCCCCTAGTTCTCAGATTAGTGTAAAGAACAG GATTCAAACAGAAAGAAATGACTATGGCAGTGAAACAGACTTATATGGACTTGTGTCTAACATCTTGGAAGAACAAGATAAATCTCAGCCATATTTTGCTGACGG GGCGTGCGCCTCCAACTTAAAATCAGTATGGCCTGTGAGCACAACCCGATTTACAGACCACCCTGACCTGCTGTCGGAAACAAAGAGGCCAATAGATGGAGCCATCCCTCAACAGACTTTTTATGGTGGAGAAACTTTGCCCGTGTCTGACAAACAGTATATGCATGCTGGTCCTGTAGCATTGCAACAGAAAGTGGATGACCTTTACCATGGGCTCACTAACATCGACATTGATGAGCAATGGCTGTACCCTTCCAGGAATGATCATGTCAGCTGTTACAATATTCAGAACAATGAGAAtgcaaagacaccacagtttcaaGACTATTCATATGTGAAAACATGTTTTGCCCCACAAACCAGTCTTTTAGAAGCAATAAAAGAATCAGGAGCAGATACTTATGCTTATGGAAGGGATAAGGTAGGTCCTAAAGGACATGATGCACAGGTGCACCAAAAGAGAGCTGAGATGCTTCTTTCACAATTTAGTAGATATGGTGAAAGTGCAGATTATTGTAGATACCTGGATTATTCTCatccaaataaaacaaagcataataaaaatgcaaattataGTGTTCAAGAGAGTAAAAAATTACCAAGTGGAACACCTGAGTTACCAGCTTTAGATACTGATAATTATAGTAAACTTTTTCAAAATAAACCAGCTGtccagaagaaaatggaagatgtCTCTTCAGAACAGCagaattttacatttcaaaagacTACCGGACTCATGTCAGAAAAGCAGTTTGTAAATGAAAATTCATTTACCCCTGACTTTGGTTTAAAATCAGATTTTGCCCTCAAATCTCACACAGCTGTTTCGGGGAGTGGTGATTTTGCAAATGCTACAGAAAATTCAGAATATTTCAAATCACTGAATATCTTATCAACAAACCCAGTAACTTCTTCATCTGGCACTAATCTAAGGCCAACATGGATCAACATACAGACTAAAAACAGTTCCTCCATCCCTATTCGGAATCAAAGCACCTTGATAAAGTTGAATAATCATTTAACAGCTGGTTCAAAAGGTTCCAATCATTCTTATGATTTTTCTCAGTTGCCATCAAGCAATGCAACTTTAAACAATAATTTGTTGCTCCAGAAATATTGCCAAGAAAACCCCACAGTATTTTCCGGTTTTGATTTCAATGATAGCAACACTGGAGACAGAGTTCAGTCTGCCAGTCATACAGAAGGGCTGGGTAAGGTAACAGAAGAAAGTCTTTTTGAGTCCATTATTGACAAAAAAATCAAACCAAATGGTTTTTGTGATAACTATACGCAGCAATATGGGATCATTGAAAATGTGAACAAGCACAATTTTCAAGTTAAATCACAGAATGGACATTATGATGCTGAGGACGGACAAAAACATCTAGATGGACTGTCACAGAATACTTACCAAGATTTACTGGAGTCTCAAGGTCACTTCAGTAGCCACAGGCAAGGCAGTGGAGACAATATTGTCAGTAACCGTGTGAACCGCACTCAGGCTTCTTGCTTTTCAAACAATTTCATGATGGGTGACTTGAGGCACAGTCCAAGTGTTCCACAGCTTAATTCAAACAGATTTCCTTTGAAATCTACCCATCCTTTTGGGCATTCTGTCATCCCCCTGATGGATTCCTATGATTTGTTCTCCTATGATGATTTAAGCCACTTGTACCCTTATTTTAATGATATGATGTACGGAGACAATTCTTTCACAGGCTTCATGCCAACATTTGGATTTCAAAGACCAATGAAAACTCGGAGTGGGTCAGCCAGTGAACTTCATATTAGGTTGGAAGAATGTTATGAACAATGGAGAGCTTTGGAGAAAGAACGGAAAAAG ACTGAATCTGCTCTTGCCAAGAATTACCCTGGGAAGAAAGTGTCTAGTACTAACAACACTCCAATTCCAAGATTGACATCAAATCCATCCAGAGTTGATCGCTTAATTGTGGATCAGTTACGAGAACAAGCCAGA GTTGTGACTCTGCTGGGAAAAATGGAACGCCTGAGAAGTTCTCCTCTTCATGCTAACATCTCTACTGCTCTTGACAAGCACCTGGAAGCAATTCACATTGTGCAGTCTCGTAGAAAGGATGAAATTGTCAATGCTTCACATCGGCAAAGACAAGGAGCTCCCAGATGTCAAGATGATAGAG atGTTTTTGCTCTTGCGCTGGCCATTAAAGAGATGTGCATAGCAACACGCAAAGCTCGCACTACGCTGTGGTGTGCTCTTCAGATGACCttgccaaaaacaacccctacAACTGGAACAGCGGAGGTGGAAAAAGCCTTACATGAGATAGTCCTACCTGAAGATAAGACCTATGAACAGATGAATAGTGGCAACCCTGCGATCCAGAGGggagaaacaaaaaaacattga
- the MEIOC gene encoding meiosis-specific coiled-coil domain-containing protein MEIOC isoform X2, translating to MEPKVAFRGTSRYLNSAESSGRLTDVFNNVIMTGCSSFYDCYKLQSEENVDLRQTYSTSISTASECSNHADSSLFYVPWSTYADDIKQPPSSQISVKNRIQTERNDYGSETDLYGLVSNILEEQDKSQPYFADGACASNLKSVWPVSTTRFTDHPDLLSETKRPIDGAIPQQTFYGGETLPVSDKQYMHAGPVALQQKVDDLYHGLTNIDIDEQWLYPSRNDHVSCYNIQNNENAKTPQFQDYSYVKTCFAPQTSLLEAIKESGADTYAYGRDKVGPKGHDAQVHQKRAEMLLSQFSRYGESADYCRYLDYSHPNKTKHNKNANYSVQESKKLPSGTPELPALDTDNYSKLFQNKPAVQKKMEDVSSEQQNFTFQKTTGLMSEKQFVNENSFTPDFGLKSDFALKSHTAVSGSGDFANATENSEYFKSLNILSTNPVTSSSGTNLRPTWINIQTKNSSSIPIRNQSTLIKLNNHLTAGSKGSNHSYDFSQLPSSNATLNNNLLLQKYCQENPTVFSGFDFNDSNTGDRVQSASHTEGLGKVTEESLFESIIDKKIKPNGFCDNYTQQYGIIENVNKHNFQVKSQNGHYDAEDGQKHLDGLSQNTYQDLLESQGHFSSHRQGSGDNIVSNRVNRTQASCFSNNFMMGDLRHSPSVPQLNSNRFPLKSTHPFGHSVIPLMDSYDLFSYDDLSHLYPYFNDMMYGDNSFTGFMPTFGFQRPMKTRSGSASELHIRLEECYEQWRALEKERKKTESALAKNYPGKKVSSTNNTPIPRLTSNPSRVDRLIVDQLREQARVVTLLGKMERLRSSPLHANISTALDKHLEAIHIVQSRRKDEIVNASHRQRQGAPRCQDDRDVFALALAIKEMCIATRKARTTLWCALQMTLPKTTPTTGTAEVEKALHEIVLPEDKTYEQMNSGNPAIQRGETKKH from the exons ATGGAG CCTAAAGTAGCATTCAGAGGCACCAGCCGCTATTTGAATAGTGCAGAGTCCAGTGGAAGACTGACGGATGTGTTCAATAACGTTATCATGACAGGTTGCAGCTCCTTCTATGATTGCTACAAATTGCAG AGTGAAGAGAATGTAGACTTACGGCAGACTTACAGTACTTCAATTTCTACAGCTTCTGAATGTTCAAACCACGCTGATTCTTCACTTTTCTATGTCCCATGGTCTACATATGCAGATGATATTAAACAACCCCCTAGTTCTCAGATTAGTGTAAAGAACAG GATTCAAACAGAAAGAAATGACTATGGCAGTGAAACAGACTTATATGGACTTGTGTCTAACATCTTGGAAGAACAAGATAAATCTCAGCCATATTTTGCTGACGG GGCGTGCGCCTCCAACTTAAAATCAGTATGGCCTGTGAGCACAACCCGATTTACAGACCACCCTGACCTGCTGTCGGAAACAAAGAGGCCAATAGATGGAGCCATCCCTCAACAGACTTTTTATGGTGGAGAAACTTTGCCCGTGTCTGACAAACAGTATATGCATGCTGGTCCTGTAGCATTGCAACAGAAAGTGGATGACCTTTACCATGGGCTCACTAACATCGACATTGATGAGCAATGGCTGTACCCTTCCAGGAATGATCATGTCAGCTGTTACAATATTCAGAACAATGAGAAtgcaaagacaccacagtttcaaGACTATTCATATGTGAAAACATGTTTTGCCCCACAAACCAGTCTTTTAGAAGCAATAAAAGAATCAGGAGCAGATACTTATGCTTATGGAAGGGATAAGGTAGGTCCTAAAGGACATGATGCACAGGTGCACCAAAAGAGAGCTGAGATGCTTCTTTCACAATTTAGTAGATATGGTGAAAGTGCAGATTATTGTAGATACCTGGATTATTCTCatccaaataaaacaaagcataataaaaatgcaaattataGTGTTCAAGAGAGTAAAAAATTACCAAGTGGAACACCTGAGTTACCAGCTTTAGATACTGATAATTATAGTAAACTTTTTCAAAATAAACCAGCTGtccagaagaaaatggaagatgtCTCTTCAGAACAGCagaattttacatttcaaaagacTACCGGACTCATGTCAGAAAAGCAGTTTGTAAATGAAAATTCATTTACCCCTGACTTTGGTTTAAAATCAGATTTTGCCCTCAAATCTCACACAGCTGTTTCGGGGAGTGGTGATTTTGCAAATGCTACAGAAAATTCAGAATATTTCAAATCACTGAATATCTTATCAACAAACCCAGTAACTTCTTCATCTGGCACTAATCTAAGGCCAACATGGATCAACATACAGACTAAAAACAGTTCCTCCATCCCTATTCGGAATCAAAGCACCTTGATAAAGTTGAATAATCATTTAACAGCTGGTTCAAAAGGTTCCAATCATTCTTATGATTTTTCTCAGTTGCCATCAAGCAATGCAACTTTAAACAATAATTTGTTGCTCCAGAAATATTGCCAAGAAAACCCCACAGTATTTTCCGGTTTTGATTTCAATGATAGCAACACTGGAGACAGAGTTCAGTCTGCCAGTCATACAGAAGGGCTGGGTAAGGTAACAGAAGAAAGTCTTTTTGAGTCCATTATTGACAAAAAAATCAAACCAAATGGTTTTTGTGATAACTATACGCAGCAATATGGGATCATTGAAAATGTGAACAAGCACAATTTTCAAGTTAAATCACAGAATGGACATTATGATGCTGAGGACGGACAAAAACATCTAGATGGACTGTCACAGAATACTTACCAAGATTTACTGGAGTCTCAAGGTCACTTCAGTAGCCACAGGCAAGGCAGTGGAGACAATATTGTCAGTAACCGTGTGAACCGCACTCAGGCTTCTTGCTTTTCAAACAATTTCATGATGGGTGACTTGAGGCACAGTCCAAGTGTTCCACAGCTTAATTCAAACAGATTTCCTTTGAAATCTACCCATCCTTTTGGGCATTCTGTCATCCCCCTGATGGATTCCTATGATTTGTTCTCCTATGATGATTTAAGCCACTTGTACCCTTATTTTAATGATATGATGTACGGAGACAATTCTTTCACAGGCTTCATGCCAACATTTGGATTTCAAAGACCAATGAAAACTCGGAGTGGGTCAGCCAGTGAACTTCATATTAGGTTGGAAGAATGTTATGAACAATGGAGAGCTTTGGAGAAAGAACGGAAAAAG ACTGAATCTGCTCTTGCCAAGAATTACCCTGGGAAGAAAGTGTCTAGTACTAACAACACTCCAATTCCAAGATTGACATCAAATCCATCCAGAGTTGATCGCTTAATTGTGGATCAGTTACGAGAACAAGCCAGA GTTGTGACTCTGCTGGGAAAAATGGAACGCCTGAGAAGTTCTCCTCTTCATGCTAACATCTCTACTGCTCTTGACAAGCACCTGGAAGCAATTCACATTGTGCAGTCTCGTAGAAAGGATGAAATTGTCAATGCTTCACATCGGCAAAGACAAGGAGCTCCCAGATGTCAAGATGATAGAG atGTTTTTGCTCTTGCGCTGGCCATTAAAGAGATGTGCATAGCAACACGCAAAGCTCGCACTACGCTGTGGTGTGCTCTTCAGATGACCttgccaaaaacaacccctacAACTGGAACAGCGGAGGTGGAAAAAGCCTTACATGAGATAGTCCTACCTGAAGATAAGACCTATGAACAGATGAATAGTGGCAACCCTGCGATCCAGAGGggagaaacaaaaaaacattga
- the MEIOC gene encoding meiosis-specific coiled-coil domain-containing protein MEIOC isoform X4 translates to MIATNCRIQTERNDYGSETDLYGLVSNILEEQDKSQPYFADGACASNLKSVWPVSTTRFTDHPDLLSETKRPIDGAIPQQTFYGGETLPVSDKQYMHAGPVALQQKVDDLYHGLTNIDIDEQWLYPSRNDHVSCYNIQNNENAKTPQFQDYSYVKTCFAPQTSLLEAIKESGADTYAYGRDKVGPKGHDAQVHQKRAEMLLSQFSRYGESADYCRYLDYSHPNKTKHNKNANYSVQESKKLPSGTPELPALDTDNYSKLFQNKPAVQKKMEDVSSEQQNFTFQKTTGLMSEKQFVNENSFTPDFGLKSDFALKSHTAVSGSGDFANATENSEYFKSLNILSTNPVTSSSGTNLRPTWINIQTKNSSSIPIRNQSTLIKLNNHLTAGSKGSNHSYDFSQLPSSNATLNNNLLLQKYCQENPTVFSGFDFNDSNTGDRVQSASHTEGLGKVTEESLFESIIDKKIKPNGFCDNYTQQYGIIENVNKHNFQVKSQNGHYDAEDGQKHLDGLSQNTYQDLLESQGHFSSHRQGSGDNIVSNRVNRTQASCFSNNFMMGDLRHSPSVPQLNSNRFPLKSTHPFGHSVIPLMDSYDLFSYDDLSHLYPYFNDMMYGDNSFTGFMPTFGFQRPMKTRSGSASELHIRLEECYEQWRALEKERKKTESALAKNYPGKKVSSTNNTPIPRLTSNPSRVDRLIVDQLREQARVVTLLGKMERLRSSPLHANISTALDKHLEAIHIVQSRRKDEIVNASHRQRQGAPRCQDDRDVFALALAIKEMCIATRKARTTLWCALQMTLPKTTPTTGTAEVEKALHEIVLPEDKTYEQMNSGNPAIQRGETKKH, encoded by the exons ATGATTGCTACAAATTGCAG GATTCAAACAGAAAGAAATGACTATGGCAGTGAAACAGACTTATATGGACTTGTGTCTAACATCTTGGAAGAACAAGATAAATCTCAGCCATATTTTGCTGACGG GGCGTGCGCCTCCAACTTAAAATCAGTATGGCCTGTGAGCACAACCCGATTTACAGACCACCCTGACCTGCTGTCGGAAACAAAGAGGCCAATAGATGGAGCCATCCCTCAACAGACTTTTTATGGTGGAGAAACTTTGCCCGTGTCTGACAAACAGTATATGCATGCTGGTCCTGTAGCATTGCAACAGAAAGTGGATGACCTTTACCATGGGCTCACTAACATCGACATTGATGAGCAATGGCTGTACCCTTCCAGGAATGATCATGTCAGCTGTTACAATATTCAGAACAATGAGAAtgcaaagacaccacagtttcaaGACTATTCATATGTGAAAACATGTTTTGCCCCACAAACCAGTCTTTTAGAAGCAATAAAAGAATCAGGAGCAGATACTTATGCTTATGGAAGGGATAAGGTAGGTCCTAAAGGACATGATGCACAGGTGCACCAAAAGAGAGCTGAGATGCTTCTTTCACAATTTAGTAGATATGGTGAAAGTGCAGATTATTGTAGATACCTGGATTATTCTCatccaaataaaacaaagcataataaaaatgcaaattataGTGTTCAAGAGAGTAAAAAATTACCAAGTGGAACACCTGAGTTACCAGCTTTAGATACTGATAATTATAGTAAACTTTTTCAAAATAAACCAGCTGtccagaagaaaatggaagatgtCTCTTCAGAACAGCagaattttacatttcaaaagacTACCGGACTCATGTCAGAAAAGCAGTTTGTAAATGAAAATTCATTTACCCCTGACTTTGGTTTAAAATCAGATTTTGCCCTCAAATCTCACACAGCTGTTTCGGGGAGTGGTGATTTTGCAAATGCTACAGAAAATTCAGAATATTTCAAATCACTGAATATCTTATCAACAAACCCAGTAACTTCTTCATCTGGCACTAATCTAAGGCCAACATGGATCAACATACAGACTAAAAACAGTTCCTCCATCCCTATTCGGAATCAAAGCACCTTGATAAAGTTGAATAATCATTTAACAGCTGGTTCAAAAGGTTCCAATCATTCTTATGATTTTTCTCAGTTGCCATCAAGCAATGCAACTTTAAACAATAATTTGTTGCTCCAGAAATATTGCCAAGAAAACCCCACAGTATTTTCCGGTTTTGATTTCAATGATAGCAACACTGGAGACAGAGTTCAGTCTGCCAGTCATACAGAAGGGCTGGGTAAGGTAACAGAAGAAAGTCTTTTTGAGTCCATTATTGACAAAAAAATCAAACCAAATGGTTTTTGTGATAACTATACGCAGCAATATGGGATCATTGAAAATGTGAACAAGCACAATTTTCAAGTTAAATCACAGAATGGACATTATGATGCTGAGGACGGACAAAAACATCTAGATGGACTGTCACAGAATACTTACCAAGATTTACTGGAGTCTCAAGGTCACTTCAGTAGCCACAGGCAAGGCAGTGGAGACAATATTGTCAGTAACCGTGTGAACCGCACTCAGGCTTCTTGCTTTTCAAACAATTTCATGATGGGTGACTTGAGGCACAGTCCAAGTGTTCCACAGCTTAATTCAAACAGATTTCCTTTGAAATCTACCCATCCTTTTGGGCATTCTGTCATCCCCCTGATGGATTCCTATGATTTGTTCTCCTATGATGATTTAAGCCACTTGTACCCTTATTTTAATGATATGATGTACGGAGACAATTCTTTCACAGGCTTCATGCCAACATTTGGATTTCAAAGACCAATGAAAACTCGGAGTGGGTCAGCCAGTGAACTTCATATTAGGTTGGAAGAATGTTATGAACAATGGAGAGCTTTGGAGAAAGAACGGAAAAAG ACTGAATCTGCTCTTGCCAAGAATTACCCTGGGAAGAAAGTGTCTAGTACTAACAACACTCCAATTCCAAGATTGACATCAAATCCATCCAGAGTTGATCGCTTAATTGTGGATCAGTTACGAGAACAAGCCAGA GTTGTGACTCTGCTGGGAAAAATGGAACGCCTGAGAAGTTCTCCTCTTCATGCTAACATCTCTACTGCTCTTGACAAGCACCTGGAAGCAATTCACATTGTGCAGTCTCGTAGAAAGGATGAAATTGTCAATGCTTCACATCGGCAAAGACAAGGAGCTCCCAGATGTCAAGATGATAGAG atGTTTTTGCTCTTGCGCTGGCCATTAAAGAGATGTGCATAGCAACACGCAAAGCTCGCACTACGCTGTGGTGTGCTCTTCAGATGACCttgccaaaaacaacccctacAACTGGAACAGCGGAGGTGGAAAAAGCCTTACATGAGATAGTCCTACCTGAAGATAAGACCTATGAACAGATGAATAGTGGCAACCCTGCGATCCAGAGGggagaaacaaaaaaacattga